The genomic region CCTCGCAAACTTTACATGATGACAACTGAAAATTAATGTCAGAGTACGTGCGACTGAAGTCAGCAAGGGCTCAATAGGCAAGTTCAGatggtggacatttggattcaccCAAACTGCAGCGTCCACATGATGTTCATTCTAGACCTAGAGGTCAGGATAtgtgaaaaaaacacatcagactTTGTCTGATAACAAAGATATTTGCATACACTGAAAAAGAAACTATTTGGTTTAACTTAAAGTTGGTGTCCAGGCTGTCTTACGTTTTTGACTGCATTTGAGAAGACACGATGAACAATTACACAATTACCTCAACTTAATTCATCCTTTCCGTATTCACtaatcctgttgggggttgcaggtgcggggtacatcctggacaggtcgccagattatcacagggctgacacatagcgACAGACAACCAcaccacattcacacctatggccagtttagagtcaccaattaacctgcatgtgtttggactgtagAAGGAAGCAggagaacctggagaaaacccatgctgacaagGGGAGAGCATGCATGCTCCACACGGAGGAGCTGCCccaccaccgtgccgccaatTAGTTcaacttgtttttttccaatttgGTTAACTTAAAATCTTAAGGCAGCCCGGAAACCatctttttttaagtttaaacagataGCTTCTTTTTACAGTTTAAGCTGCAGGCACATCTCAACCAGCTTCATCCACTTACAGTAACAGTGAGGATGGAGCTGAAGACCTCAGGAACGCTCAGGAAGGGAACGGAGACCTGACCGTGTTATGGCTGGACCTCGCCAATGCATACGGATCCATCCCTCACAAGCTTGTTGAGCTCGCCCTCCATTGACATCATGTTCCCAGCAAAATCATGGACCTTATCCTGGATTACTATGGGATTTTCAGATGAAGAGTCACAGCTGGGTTGGGTACATCAGACTCAGTCATCCTTTTCGCCCTCGTAATGAACATGATTGTCAAGTCAGCAGAGGTAGAGTGCAGAGGCCCCTTGACCAACACTGGGGTGCAACAGCCCCAAATAAGAGCCTTCATGGATGACCTCACTGTTACCACTACATCTGTCCCGGGCAGCAGGTGGATTCTGCAAGGCCTAGAGAAGCTCATCACCTGGGCAAGGATAAGCTTTAAGCCAGAAAAATCAAGGTCTCTAGTGCTCAAGAGGCGGAGAGTAGTGGACAGGTTCCAGTTCTCACTGGCCAGAGAAACTATTCTGTCCATTACAGAGCAGCCAGTCAAGAGCCTCGGGAAGGTTTTTGACTGAAGCCTTAAAGACTCTGCCTCCTACGAGACAACCAGCAAAGAGCTTGAGACCTGGCTCAGCAAGGTGGACAAATCCGCTCTGCCAGGGAGGTGCAAGGCCTGGATTTACCAGCAATCCATTCAGCCTGTATCCTGTGGCCACTGCTGGTATTCACAGTGCCCATGACAACAGTAGAGACCCTGGAGAGAAAGATTAGCAACTACTTGCGAAGATGGCTTGGTCTACCTTATAACctgtgcagctctgctctgtacAGCACAAGCAACACCCTGCAACTTCCAATAAGTGGCCTCACAGAAGAGTACATTGGCGTCAAGGACACAGGAAGCTCTGCAGTACAGGGAGTCCAGGGATCTGTGGGTGGCATTGGCTGGCATCCAGGTGTGTACACGCAGGAAGTGGAATGCAGAAAAATCTCTGGAGGTGGCTGAGTCAACGCTCGAGCAGAGGATGCTGGTGGGGTCCATAGCAACCGGACATGCAGGCTTTGATTACTTCCCAGCAACCAGGGTTAACAAGGCTCAAAGCAGAAAATGGCAACACCTTGTTCAGGAGGACGTTGGGGCAGGCGGGGAGGAAGTACGAGCCAACAGGATGGTGGGAATGGGACAGCAAGGAGCTTGGACAAAATGGGAAAATGTGCTGCAACagaaaatgacctggcccaacACCTGGAAAGCAGACTTCCATCACACCAGGTTTTTTGCCAAGCTGTTCGTGATGTCCTTCCAAATCCTGCAAACCTACTGTTGGCCTAGAGGCCAATGAGAGGAAGTGCTCCAAGTACCATGAGCTTTTTGAACAGTGCAGGGGGCAAGGCTGGCGAACTCGCTGAGAGCCTCTGGAAGTGGGCTGCAGAGGATTTGTGGGGCAATCACTCTGCAAGGAGTTCACACTGCTAGGTATCACTGGGGAGGCAAAGAGGACGGCTATCAAAGCTGCAACTGAAGCTGCAGAAAAAGCCACAATGTGGCTTTGGATTAACAGGGCAGATCCTTGGCCAACTGCTGCTGGGACACATGCTGGAGTCTGATCAACTCCGGTTGGGGCGCCTGGGCGAGGGTCTCTGATTTGTCAACAGACCCGAAACACCCAATGACACCAGACCAAATCACTGATGTGTCCCAGCGCATCTGTAGGATGTATCTTtcatcttgtatttttttttcttatgctTAGATGTACATTAGCCTTTCTTCCTTAGTATGCCATGAACACCgcacatgaaatgaaaatatgaatATGAGACAAATTTATGAATCTTAAGTGGATGACTTTGTCATGTGGCATCTGGTGCAAAACAAATATTGACTTAAAGGGGACAAAACTCAATTATTGCTTATTTTGTCAAGATGTTTTCATGAGAAAGTGATGTTTGCAACAATCATTATGTCCACAGATTCATTGTGAAATTTAAGAAAAACTTTAAGCAGATGAATACTTAGTTGTTGTGATAACTGTGTGACTGCAAGATTTTTGTGTGAttgtatgcatgtaacagaaTGTCTTCTTGCAGATTGGATATACAACTCACTCAATTCGTTTACATGACATCAAAGAAAATGGGTTTATTGTGTTAGTTTGACCAAAACTggacatttaaaatacatgttaacatgtttgtCCAGCTGAAATCatactaaatcaaatttctcatagttggactaacacagtcaatcagacccaaactggcctaggtGCTCTTCACATGCTCCGCAATTTCCGCCCTGGGCTTTAACCCAGAGGTTGAATACCATTAAACGCATAACAGAAAAGGAAGCCGGTAACATGGCAAAATCTACATCTAGCGCCATGCAGTTTTGAACagacaaaatgtacagagctgttaAGTTGTCCATCACAgtaccagtttgctgctagctaagTGTAGCTAActtgtcgattgtttggtctgtgatgcaACAAGTCAACCTGAAAAAGGCCCAATTCTAACAAGCCCTGAAAGAGGGCACATCGCCACCTGTCATAGCGGAGTTGGACATACTTTGGTCAATAatcgattcccctcccgtgcttgtatactgggacaaggacagtagtccagttaaaTTGCCTAGTTGAGCTGTAACCAtagctccacttaactgtgcatgtaaaggTACAGAATGAGttaatggggggaaaaaagctgaATCCTTCAGAAAAATGCTGTTGAGAGAGTACCACACAACTCACATTATTTTGTAACAAATGCAAGGAAACTTACATGTatgtttattaattttattttattaaaaaaaaaagcagcagaaaaaaaatacaaaagagaaaaatctAAGTGTGATGACATGAGTCAGAGCAGTCTCTGCACAGTGCCAACAATGTTACTACTGTTCAGGTTGACACAAGCAGCCTCAGACACGTATCAAGACAAAAATATGGGCTCCAGCACACCTGTGGAGCCAGCTGGAACCAGGCCATCTTTTAACTCAGGTGCAGCAGTAATCAACACTTCAAGATGCTCAAGGGTAGTTTTCTCAATAGGGTGTATTCTGATCAAAGCCAAATAAGGGAGGATAGCTGGTGCTGCTGCAACCCCGCTATCACAAATGACATCAGCCCAATATCAAACGGTTACAGGTTTGGAGCAGCCCGCTTCTGGTTATAGTGGAGAACAACCATGCATGTGTACAGCATCCTTCCCCAAATACTACATACTGATTCTAAGCAGTAGTATGTAATGAGTTCACATTGGATACGTTGCAAAATAAGTTCAAGCCAAACCACAGTATTCACACtaaatgcagttcatttttaagtgTGCTGTTGATGCACTGTCTGCCCCCAAAGGAAATGGAGAGGCTGCTCATAGCTGAAGAACTTAATGAATTGTGGATGGTAATTAGTTGGCTCgtaaacatggggaaaaaaaatacgTATTAAAACTTAGGAACACATTTTGATGTCTCTGAAGTTTACTTGGCAGTGGCTTTACAAAACTGTAGATTGATTTACATCCAACATACATATTCCTGTTTAAATAGTATCTGGATACTTTGTTTGACTGCTAAAGCAGTATGACAATTGCTATGTAGTACAAACTATGTAGAATTAGTATGTAGATTGGGACAAAATTTCTGTAACTGCAGAGCATGCTGTGCCTCAAAATCCTGATAAGCCTTGTGAAATGTCATCTCACTGGAACCTGGAGCACTGCATTCACACCAGCACCACAcctttatatatttattctgttttaaacATTGTTATTTTTTGGTTTGAACAGGACCTAAGGTGTTAGGTGGACAGTTTCCTTGTCAGTTACACATGGTTTCAAATCACTGGAACATAAGAGGAAGAGGCAGGGGTTCTTGACTTTATAGAATCCCAAAACCCACATGCAGCTTCAACAGAACCAAAGATAAGAGGTGGTCATGTAATGACCATACAGAGGGCCAACGTGACTGAACAGTAATACTGTAATGCAGACGTGTCAGCGGGGCTGTTGTGTTGGTGTCTATATGGATCTCGCGCATGCAAAAGGACAAGAACCCCAGAGCAAAACCCAAGATGTTGGATACAAACACTAGGTACATGTCAAACGCACGCCATTTGTTGAGTGACTACTGCACAATGAAACACCACGCCAATGCACTTTGACCCCAAGGATGTGAAAACCTTTTAAATACTGTTGAGGTTTGGACAagaaaatgacaagaaaaaaatataaaaaaaaaaatacagttattaaaatgttgctgcatgGGGAGCGTTGAATTATTTGTACAGACTCTGAGTCAAACAGTTTAATCTGTCCTCTACTAAAGACAAACTAACACAGGAGGGGATTAAGGGACTTAACGCATCCTGTACTCAGAGGTCTTGGACATCTCGCACAGCTGACCCTTGAAGTCGATGTCTACGGTGAAGTCCAGGTCCCTCTGCAAACCAACAGCAATGAGTCAGACATGATGCACACAGCAACCAAATGCAGTGATGAAGGAAGACACAACAGTAAAATCAAAGCACACAGCTAGTGAGAAAGAACCTCCAACTTGTTCTCAAAGGTGGAGTTCTGCTTACATTGTTCTTGATGTTTGGCTTCATGCTGATTGTGCCAAAGATCTCCTCGCCAGTCTTGACAGTCAGGTAATCATCCAGGTAGAAGACAGTCTGCTTCCAGTGGGTGTAGGGAGACTCTGGGCCTGAAaggggaaaataaaaacagcatgaaAGCAGAACCCCATCATAGACActaagggagggagggacataGGTAAATGCAGACAACGCTGTAATACTACCTTTAAGACTACCCAACTCACAGTTACGGACAGTCATACCACACTGACCAATGCAGACTAGGATGTAAATCactacagtgtttcccatacattcatttatctgtggcgGTGCGCCACGAATAAATTATCTCCGCCACATAtagatttttctgcttttgacGCTACCTGTTCGAcctcataaacacattataatgggactcgctgtctgtgaatgtagcttgtCGTTACAATTCCGGTGCaataggtggcggtatgcatcGTAAAGACGCACTTAACGCACCTGGTccgccagaagaagaagaagaagaagaagcagcagacaTAGTAGCAGAACGGATCCAAAGACCTCTCGATACAAATATGTGGGCAAACAAGTCCNNNNNNNNNNNNNNNNNNNNNNNNNNNNNNNNNNNNNNNNNNNNNNNNNNNNNNNNNNNNNNNNNNNNNNNNNNNNNNNNNNNNNNNNNNNNNNNNNNNNNNNNNNNNNNNNNNNNNNNNNNNNNNNNNNNNNNNNNNNNNNNNNNNNNNNNNNNNNNNNNNNNNNNNNNNNNNNNNNNNNNNNNNNNNNNNNNNNNNNNNNNNNNNNNNNNNNNNNNNNNNNNNNNNNNNNNNNNNNNNNNNNNNNNNNNNNNNNNNNNNNNNNNNNNNNNNNNNNNNaaacagtacagtaaacttgtagataactcaaatatatgtaataacttaggtggaaaatgctttaacattccATGCAGCCTCTCAgctcagcaaacggtaaacaaccccgctggcttctctacgtttcgcttccgtacgcagtcagtggagcccaaatgaatacgctgcgacgctacgctgacgtgacgcttacgtttgcagccggtggagcctgGCTGTAAGGTTCTGCTCGTTAGTAAttaacaaaatgtacagaaaatgtacagaaaggtaaaatcatcaaggtttgaaaaagtattgcaatttaattttgtctttaatgttattatcttatatatattatctgtgcaatatgattatcttatataatgttattactatcctaaaacgttctccaggtcctctgaaactctgcaggacttaagcctctttcacacagagcgcgattTTCGCGGTTCCCACCACGGGGTAGGGCGCAGAAGCGGAGAGCAAGGCGCgcaagacaggatttggggtacaggctcgttcaggagctacagctccatggtaaccacttccgggtctacttcaggctcttctctgctattggacgcaCCGAGatgtcgtcacagcgcgttacggtgaaattaaatttttttgaattcgagcgcaggctggcggCGCGCAGACGGCGCGGCATCAGCTCGGTggcagagcggtgcgctcttgcgccgcggtagcacatacacaatgaatgggttcgtcagcggaggtctgcgctttgcacgctctgtgtgaaaagggctttatttccaccctgcccagcagcggtaccgtggcgaacggtccctaactgcggggagaacggaacAGGCTTCACCGGAGGTCCaccgcttttcccggtccctcgtCTCTgctacactttgacttatttccacccagccgacaacctggccgtggagaacggtccctaactgcagggagaacggagcaggcttccccgtaGGTCCGCCgcttcctccacactttgacttatttccaccctgccgacagtgggacttatattcattgtgccgacagtggcttggaaaccgcccataaccgtgtcacacggggaagagggaaggcggctggagttcctccaacatttgcggttagattatcgtatttttttattgacaaaaatataggctgcttcggctatttttttttatgcgcacatgtgcccctaaatattttttacagttcgcacacacctatttttagtcgcaaatgcgagtgaaacgctcgcactgtcgagccctgcaGCACATGGGAAAAGTTGACCTTTAGGGCTTTCTGCCTCTGGaggaaatgttttcattttaatgcaaacactgaattttttcctaaaacttaaatctggcttaaagccctgaGAGCAAACTCCTCCCAACAGCcagaaaacatggattaacaatAACATTTAATAAAAGTATAGAAATCAGCTTAAGTGTCAAAGTTCACAGACATGTGAATTGTTTTTTTGCTTGTCACTCATTAGCTTAAGCACGCttacactgcataaattagccttgtaacagacttttcctctactcatagtTCAACAAATgacatgtattatttatactttttcttgCTCACTGCTGGTTTAAGTTACTACATCTCCCGATAGAACATCACGGCTGAATCCCACATGCATGTTTTTCAGCCTGACAGTGTTAAAAGAGAGGAGTTAATGTTGTTGCTGAATAGTCCAGCCCTGAATACTTATCAATGGGACTGTAAAAAGACAACAGGTGTATTTTGTGGAAGAAAGCAGACTAACTGGTGGAAAAGCCGGTCCTCTTGTGACAGCGGGTGAACTCTATGTTGAAGTAGGTGACCAAAGCATGAATGTAGTCGTTCCTCTTCACCTGCAGGCAGAATGGTGAGGTGAAGGTCAGGTCATCTGCCTTCACTGTGTAGATGTCCACTTCCTGAACAAAAATCCCACAAGACAGTGTCAGACCAAATACGTTCACTTTCACACTTTCGAGTACAGAAAACATCACCAGAGTCAACAGCTCTTCATGAAAGGGCAGATACACTTCTGTGGCGGTATCATCTGAGAAGCATAACAATATATCAGTAATTCATCCACCCACCTTGATGAGACAGGCGCTGCTGACCAGCTGCTTTGGATCCACCACGTCAACCAGGGGTTCCTTAATTGCCACCTCCTTGATGCACGACATATCAAAACCATACACATTCTCCCACCCTGACGTagagacacaaacatacatttcaGTCACTGAACTTGCTAGGAATGCACACTCTGGACACAACTGGACTTTTAAACATGGCTagaatgagtgagtgagtgagtgaatgagtgaatgagtgaatgagtgaatgaatgaatgaatgaatgaatgaatgaatgaatgaatgagtgaatgaatgaatgaatgaatgaatgaatgaatgaatgaatgaatgagtgagtgagtgagtgagagttTCCATTTTGTTCTCGTGTCACGTTAATGTCCATGGAAATTATCCACATTGAACATTGCTGAAATAGTGCAGCCCTGTTCCTACCTATGGGAAGCTGTCACCAGGGCCAGCGTAAGCCAGTAAATGAAAGACTACTCACAGTGTATTTTGTAGTCCTTGTACTGCCTGTCTTCGATGGCAGTGACATAAAGGGTCGCCCTGTCTGGGAAAATGAGTCCGTCTGGCTTCTGTTGGTGGGGGGCATAgaacaaaatactcaaaagGTGTGTGGCAGACCATCCAATCTGCACAACAACTGCCATCACGCACAGCCAAAATTCAGTTACAGAGAGTGAGTGATGCACTATATCGTATCAGCAACAGTACTGATCTTACTCAACTGGACTGGGCATGACCAATCCCTATAACACACTAGCTTTTATTCACGTCATTCCAACCATCTAGAACATAACATCAATTTTCAGCCTAACACACTTAATTGACGTTTCTGCATCAGCCTATGCCCTGAGTTTAGGTGTTGGACTGAAtacttaagcaatatcacacgagagggagtgatgttgtactgtgatatcgtcacggctgtgattcggtcgttaaataagcaaggctgattaagaaatgttgaaaaatctggacaaaatagataatttaagcattttattcgtcttccgccaacaaaaatagttccctcaggactccgctgtcaccgttgctatgtaacgcagacatggtgcgccaggcacttactctttatacacatttatctgcacgtttccattaattgtgcagccggtgaaataattttctggtgactgcatggtggactgtcgcttcacaggcacagccgactccgccttctgatctgacagtatgttgcttttctccaagtcattgagctccgctgatgaaacattgacaaacctggatgtgtgctcagatggattcagcttctcctctccctcatcttcctctgatgaccattcatagttcaattcaaaacttattttaggaaataaatccatatttttggctgtttgacagtggatgaattaattagcctacaacgcaactgctgacctaactgacactaaccgtcagttttgatttgattgttgattgcaatcagctgtgaggcggagtgatacatacacagtgaaataaccgtgatgttgtactccaatatcatcacggttttactgtctctcgaccaatcagattgcagggccggaacaaactgttgtataattgGTATTAATATCTGGTTTAAGTGCGTTTTCAGTACATTCAACCACAGagcttcaattaaatgattaaatctTGCAGAAAACTGCTGTTAAAATCACTTCAGTTTTTAAGATTCTTTATCTGTTTAGGATAAGTTCAGTGACTAAAGCCCTGTGTCTTGTTCCCAACTGCAACAGTTAGTGTTCTGAATTTGCTACAGCTCTGATTCACACCACTGACTCGATTCTTCTCCATATCAAATCAGCACTCAAGGTCATGGTTCTGTACAAATTAACAGTCTCTCCAGGATGTTGCAGATGAAACAATCAACGCATATTCAGCCAATCCATGAATTCTGTGTAACTTTGCAATTTTGTCAAATCACTACAACTTTGCAGTGATGGGTAAAATCTCTTTTTATTGAAGAGAAGCATTCAGCATacattcactcagcccctccttgcacctttaacacacacacacagtgacagggatAACCTTTAGCCTCACACGGCTACCATCACCCAACGTTTATCACCGGGTTTAATGAGAGAGTTGAGCCATTTAGGGGTTAGTGCGAGATTGTTGGGACCATTTAACCACTCattcgctgctgctgctgctgcttagttaatgctaaccaggcagagagagcaggtggAGAGCACTTCACGGAGACTGTCCTTCAGCATTGATTCAAATGGCGGTAGTAGGTGTTCCTCGCAATCAGCTGTTGCAGTCAGCAGTCATCCGCATGCAGCCAAAAATTTGTGACAGGGTAAAGTGTATGTAAAGCAAGGATAGTGACTACCCATGCTCCAAGTATAAAATATAATCTCTTGTTCCACCCCTTCCAGTCCATTTGGTGATGTCTTAATAAACAGGAAACTAAAAGGAACCATGTGCGCGTCTCCCATATTGTGCAAGTACACAAACATGCTGAATGTAGAAAGGATGTCTGggaattaattattttatcttagGGTTACAGTAACAAAgttcaaataaatcaaattattatCCGTCACAGTATCAAATAGTGCAATTAAATTATTCATAAAAACTCCTGTGTTTATATTGAGAAACACTGAGAAGATCATTAGAAGAAAAAAGTGAAATGCGAATTGGACTTGTGCCGATTTCCGGTTTAACCGGTTCGGTccggtttaagagctccacccgGTTTAATTCACGTCAACCGGATAAACCGGGTGGGGGTAGGGGGTGAGCTTTTCACACCAGCGGtgtgtcaagggactatattcaacttatcttgcattgtaacatgcataATGACAACTTTATAaggtttatgtatgtttttaaatgaagtggtgttttgtttagtttgtctcagaggctccGCGGACTGCGAACTCCGCAGctccgctcagctgtctgctgctgcgagagaaatgtccttctgcttcttcttcttgtgtaaccttgtgtgtattggcggttaatacagcattatcgccacctagtggattggaagcattacacctataatgggcttttattgggaaaaatagctcaaatgcgacccccagtggtaaaattaggtatataattcgatatatatcggttcggttagatatttggctttaaatcaaaccagttggaaaattttcaaaccgaCACAAGCCTAATGCGAATGTACAGCAGGGAAAAGTACTTGAGGAACCAGCGGCTCCTCTCACTTCACGTACAGGGAGAGACAAACAACTACATACCAGCCATTTGTCTCTGGCATAGATGACTGTATTAAGCATGGACTCATAGAAGAGGCAGTAGCCCATCCATTCTGATATGATGATGTCTACTCCGTCCACAGGcagctccacctcctccactttTCCTTTAATGATGGTCACAACTGAAGACACAAGAAGAGGTCAGAAGTTACATCGCTACTTTCACTCCCTGATTCCCACTTGAGCCAGAAATATTCCAAAATTTTGAAAAGCTACATGTGTCAAAATTTGACTGTCTTCCATTAACTCACCATCGTCCATCTTGTTGGCCTTGACGATTTTCACTGCGTAGTCTGAGATGCTGCTACACTCTATCTATAAAGACAGAGCCAAAGACCAACATTTACCTTCAGGCTCCCTCTTCTTTGACCACTAAAAAGATGCAATTATTGCTGGTCAAACTATCAATTATGATGCAATTTCTAAATCTGACCAATCTAGTAAACCACACATATGGATTAGTGCTAAGAGGCCAACACATACCCCTATAACCTTCTTGGCTCCAGCTTTGGCAGCAAACATGCAGAGGATGCCTGTCCCGCTGCCCACATCCAGCACCACCTTGTCCTTAAACAGATGCTTGTTGTGGAACATGGAATTGCGATAGGTCAAAGTGCGAACCTCATCTTTCAGCATCTCCTACAGTGGCAGTAAAAAGGCCCAGCGAAAGCAGAAGGTTAACATCTTGTGACACAAAAGGGATACACTTCAGTTTGATTAATTTCAATATTAAAAGCACTGCAGGTTGATTAGTTTAAAAGAAATTACCTCGTGGATGCCAAAGTGGGCGTATGAGTCAAAGTAGTAGTCCTTTGACGTCATATCCTCAGCTGCAGGCTTGGCTGAGCTCTCCCCCTGAGAAACCTCaacaaaagagacacacaattacAACCTGGAGTAAGCCTGGGCTTTGCTTCTGTGTTTTGGCATTAGAGGTCTAATCAAAATACTATTAACTAACTATTTAAAGTACCAGAAGTATGCCCAGGTACGATTAAACGATGGTATGAAAGAGGAGTAAAGGAAGCTATCTACATCAAGCTGGAActaccatcgttaaacagagggggtggctTACAACACTACTTATCCCCCACCTACAaggcagtcttgggatccctccccagatg from Epinephelus moara isolate mb chromosome 18, YSFRI_EMoa_1.0, whole genome shotgun sequence harbors:
- the prmt1 gene encoding protein arginine N-methyltransferase 1 isoform X1 yields the protein MAAPAERMEVSQGESSAKPAAEDMTSKDYYFDSYAHFGIHEEMLKDEVRTLTYRNSMFHNKHLFKDKVVLDVGSGTGILCMFAAKAGAKKVIGIECSSISDYAVKIVKANKMDDVVTIIKGKVEEVELPVDGVDIIISEWMGYCLFYESMLNTVIYARDKWLKPDGLIFPDRATLYVTAIEDRQYKDYKIHWWENVYGFDMSCIKEVAIKEPLVDVVDPKQLVSSACLIKEVDIYTVKADDLTFTSPFCLQVKRNDYIHALVTYFNIEFTRCHKRTGFSTSPESPYTHWKQTVFYLDDYLTVKTGEEIFGTISMKPNIKNNRDLDFTVDIDFKGQLCEMSKTSEYRMR
- the prmt1 gene encoding protein arginine N-methyltransferase 1 isoform X2, whose translation is MAAPAERMEGESSAKPAAEDMTSKDYYFDSYAHFGIHEEMLKDEVRTLTYRNSMFHNKHLFKDKVVLDVGSGTGILCMFAAKAGAKKVIGIECSSISDYAVKIVKANKMDDVVTIIKGKVEEVELPVDGVDIIISEWMGYCLFYESMLNTVIYARDKWLKPDGLIFPDRATLYVTAIEDRQYKDYKIHWWENVYGFDMSCIKEVAIKEPLVDVVDPKQLVSSACLIKEVDIYTVKADDLTFTSPFCLQVKRNDYIHALVTYFNIEFTRCHKRTGFSTSPESPYTHWKQTVFYLDDYLTVKTGEEIFGTISMKPNIKNNRDLDFTVDIDFKGQLCEMSKTSEYRMR